The Micromonospora violae DNA segment ACCACAGTGGCGCTCCTGCGCGCCGCCGGGCACCGGGTCGTGCTGTACCGCCCCGGCCCACTGTCCCGGGTTCGCCGCCGACCCGGCGAGGTGCCCTCGCTGTCGGTACCGACCCGGCCGTACCGGCTGGCGCTGCCCCGACCGCCGGGTGCACCGGTCGACGTGGTGCACGTGCACACCACCGGCCCGCTCGGCGTCGCCGGCCTACGCTGGGCCGCCGCCCGGGGCGTACCGACCGTGCTGACCTGGCACACCGACCTCGTCGCGTACGCGGCGTACTACCCGGAGATCCCCATCGGGGCCGCGTACGCCGGCCTGCGGCTGGGCCTGCGGTGGCGGGTGCGGGACCTGTGGGCGCTCGCCCGCCCCGGACCAGGTCGACAGGCCCGACTGGCGGCCCTCGGGCGAACCCTGCTGGCCCACACCACTGTCCTGATCGCCCCGTCGCCGAAGACCGCGACGATGATGGCGACGATGGCCGGGCGTACCCCGATCGTGGTCCTGCCGACCCCGGCCGCCGCGCCGCACGCGGACGCCGACGACCGGCGGCGGGTACGGGCCCGGCTGGGCATTCCGGCGGACGCGCCGGTGCTGCTCGCGGTGGGCCGGGCCACGCCGGAGAAGAACCCGGAGCTGCTGTTGGCCGCGTTCGCCCAGGTCCGCCGCGTGTTGCCGACCGCCCAGCTGGTGCTGCTCGGGGCCCGACGGCACCGGCTCGCGGTCCGCCGGATGGCCCACCGGTACGGCGTCGGCGGCGGGCTGCACCTGCTCCGTCCGGCGCCTCGCCACCGGGTCGGCGCCTACTACCGGGCGGCGGACGTGCTCGCGTTCACCTCCACCACCGACACGCAGGGCCTGGTGCTCGCCGAAGCCGAGGCGTACCAACTGCCGGTGGCCATGGTGGACACTCTGCTCGCCGAACGGCCCGGCACCGGCACTCCCCGGCCGGTCGCCGAGCCCACCGGAGCGGCGTTCGCGGCGCTGCTCACCCGGCTGCTGACCGAGCCGGAGCTACGCGCGGCAGTGATCCGGGACGGGCTCGCGGCGGCGGCGGACTGGTCCGCCGAGCGTTACCTGACCGAACTGGCCACGCTGTACGCGTCGCTGCCGCCCGTCAGCCCAGCGTCGGAGACCGGGCGCGGGTGGCCGTCGTGACATCCATCGACGCGGCGAAGGTGGCGCTGGTCGACCGGGCCCTGCGGGTGAGCACGGCGGTGGTGGTCGCCGTCGGGCTGGCCCTCGCCGGGGTCGCCGCCCGCGACGAGCCCGTCGAGCTGCTGTTCTACTTCACCGTGCAGGTCAACATTGCCTACCTGGTGGTGTTGCTGGCCGGCTGCGGCGACCGGTTGCGCACCGCGCTCACCGTCTACCTCGTCGGCACCGCCCTGGTCTTCGTCCTCGTGCTGGCCAACCCGTGGAGCGGCTACGCCATGGTGGCGAACCCCGACGCTCGCGGGACGATCTCCGACGCCGGCAATCTGCTGCTGCACGCCGTGGCACCGCCGCTGGCCGCCGCCCAGTGGCTTCACCGCCGACCTCGGGTCGCGCTCCGTCCGGCGTACGCGGTCAGCCTGCTCGGTTACCCGCTGCTGTGGCTGACGGTGATCCTGCTCCGGGGCGCCTTCGGCGAGGCCGAGGACCGCTACCTCTACCCGTTCCTCGACGTACCCCGACTCGGCTACCCCACCGTCGCCCTCAACGCCCTGCTCTTCGGGCTCACGCTGGTCCTGATCGCACTGACCGCCGTCCGCCTGACCCGGCGGCGGTGTGATGGGTTGTCCGGCGGCCCCGCAGGCTGACGTCTGGCGGATCGCGGGTATCGGACCTGGAGGTCCGAACGAGGGGTCCGATGGCCGCCAGACGGCACGGCCCGCCGACCAGATGATCGTTGGCATGACGACGACACTCAACAACAAGGTGGCCCTGGTGACCGGCGGTTCCCGGGGCATCGGAGCCGCCATCGCCCTGCGCCTGGCTCAGGACGGGGCCGACGTGGCGCTGACCTACCGACAGGACACCGAGCAGGCCGCGACCGTGGTGAAGCGGATCGAGGCGCTGGGCCGACGGGCGCTGGCGATTCAGGCCGACGGCGCCGACCCGACCGCCGTCACGGGCGCGGTCGACCGGGCAGCCGCCGAACTGGGCCGGCTGGACATCCTGGTGAACAACGCCGCCGTGTTCCTGGTCGGCGCGGTGGACGAGCTCGGAATGACGGAGGTGGAGCAGACCGTCGCGGTCAACATCCGGGCACCGTACGTCGCCGCGCGGGCGGCGCTGCGGCACCTGGGCGAGGGCGGACGGATCATCAGCATCGGCAGCAACGTCGGTGAACGGGCGGTCTTTCCCGGGCTGACGCTCTA contains these protein-coding regions:
- a CDS encoding Pr6Pr family membrane protein, which codes for MTSIDAAKVALVDRALRVSTAVVVAVGLALAGVAARDEPVELLFYFTVQVNIAYLVVLLAGCGDRLRTALTVYLVGTALVFVLVLANPWSGYAMVANPDARGTISDAGNLLLHAVAPPLAAAQWLHRRPRVALRPAYAVSLLGYPLLWLTVILLRGAFGEAEDRYLYPFLDVPRLGYPTVALNALLFGLTLVLIALTAVRLTRRRCDGLSGGPAG
- a CDS encoding glycosyltransferase yields the protein MRIAHVSDSHLTNPEGVATSVGTTVALLRAAGHRVVLYRPGPLSRVRRRPGEVPSLSVPTRPYRLALPRPPGAPVDVVHVHTTGPLGVAGLRWAAARGVPTVLTWHTDLVAYAAYYPEIPIGAAYAGLRLGLRWRVRDLWALARPGPGRQARLAALGRTLLAHTTVLIAPSPKTATMMATMAGRTPIVVLPTPAAAPHADADDRRRVRARLGIPADAPVLLAVGRATPEKNPELLLAAFAQVRRVLPTAQLVLLGARRHRLAVRRMAHRYGVGGGLHLLRPAPRHRVGAYYRAADVLAFTSTTDTQGLVLAEAEAYQLPVAMVDTLLAERPGTGTPRPVAEPTGAAFAALLTRLLTEPELRAAVIRDGLAAAADWSAERYLTELATLYASLPPVSPASETGRGWPS
- a CDS encoding SDR family NAD(P)-dependent oxidoreductase, translated to MTTTLNNKVALVTGGSRGIGAAIALRLAQDGADVALTYRQDTEQAATVVKRIEALGRRALAIQADGADPTAVTGAVDRAAAELGRLDILVNNAAVFLVGAVDELGMTEVEQTVAVNIRAPYVAARAALRHLGEGGRIISIGSNVGERAVFPGLTLYAMSKTALVGLTRGLARELGSRNITVNLINPGPTDTDANPADGPNAAAIAGFTALGRYARPADIAATVAHLASPEAGYVTGAVVNVDGGFTS